One part of the Nocardia higoensis genome encodes these proteins:
- the proB gene encoding glutamate 5-kinase — MSEARQAIATARSVVVKIGSSALTSLKGGLDTVRLDRLADAVEARMRAGSDVVVVSSGAIGAGLAPLGLRRRPRDLATKQAAASVGQLALAHAWGTSFTRYGRTVGQVLLSADDFARREHHRNAQRTLDRLRSLAAVAVVNENDTVATEEIRFGDNDRLAALVAHLVGADALVLLSDVEGLYDGDPRKGAASFIPEVRSSADLDGVIAGSGGVLGTGGMASKLSAARLAADAGVPVLLAAAEQADVALSEGTVGTAFAARATRLSARKFWVRHAADSRGALVLDDGAVHAVAVGRRSLLAAGIIGVRGRFYGGDVVDLVAADHRLVARGVVEYDSTELSTMLGRSTTELPDTMQRPVIHADDLVKV, encoded by the coding sequence CTGAGCGAGGCCCGGCAGGCCATCGCCACGGCGCGCAGTGTGGTGGTAAAGATCGGTTCGTCGGCGTTGACCAGCTTGAAGGGCGGGCTCGACACCGTCCGGCTGGACCGGCTCGCCGACGCGGTGGAGGCACGGATGCGCGCCGGTTCCGACGTGGTCGTGGTGTCTTCCGGCGCGATCGGCGCGGGCCTGGCCCCGCTCGGGTTGCGTCGGCGCCCGCGAGATCTGGCCACCAAACAGGCCGCCGCCAGCGTCGGCCAGCTCGCTCTGGCACATGCCTGGGGCACCTCCTTCACCCGCTATGGCCGCACCGTCGGGCAGGTCCTGCTCAGCGCCGACGACTTCGCCCGGCGTGAGCACCATCGCAATGCCCAGCGCACATTGGACCGGCTGCGCTCTCTCGCCGCGGTCGCGGTGGTCAACGAGAACGACACCGTCGCCACCGAAGAGATCCGCTTCGGGGACAACGACCGGCTCGCCGCACTCGTGGCCCATCTGGTCGGCGCCGACGCGCTCGTGCTGCTCTCCGATGTCGAAGGTCTATACGACGGCGATCCCCGTAAAGGCGCGGCCTCGTTCATCCCGGAAGTCCGCAGCAGCGCCGACCTCGACGGCGTGATCGCGGGCAGCGGCGGCGTGCTCGGCACCGGCGGCATGGCCTCCAAGCTCTCCGCCGCGCGGCTGGCCGCCGACGCGGGCGTGCCGGTCCTGCTGGCCGCCGCGGAACAGGCGGATGTCGCGCTGTCGGAGGGGACCGTCGGCACCGCGTTCGCCGCCCGCGCCACGCGCCTGTCCGCCCGCAAATTCTGGGTCCGCCACGCCGCTGACAGCCGCGGCGCGCTGGTCCTCGACGACGGCGCCGTCCACGCCGTCGCGGTCGGCCGCCGTTCCCTGCTCGCCGCGGGGATCATCGGCGTGCGCGGCCGCTTCTACGGCGGCGACGTCGTCGACCTGGTCGCCGCCGATCATCGCCTGGTCGCCCGCGGCGTCGTCGAATACGACAGCACCGAACTGTCGACCATGCTCGGTCGATCCACCACCGAACTCCCCGACACCATGCAGCGCCCGGTCATCCACGCCGACGACCTGGTCAAGGTCTAG
- a CDS encoding MerR family transcriptional regulator translates to MRSLRPTDLAREHGLSTQAVRNYESDGFLPAAERTASGYRIYTERHAAALRAYLALIAAFGYATAGEIMRALHRGDLDTALHTVDRGHVQLVRDRETLDQVRSATDHLATESPDPEKVTGTRSIGELARLLRLSPATLRAWERAGVLGPTRDPHTGYRVYRPADIRDARLAHLLRRGGYPPAHIAAVVDHLRTAGSADTLTDSLVRWQAKLTAHSLAMLDAAALLGVYIRMLNLPATQHVTPGPASTS, encoded by the coding sequence GTGAGAAGCCTGCGTCCTACCGATCTGGCGCGCGAGCACGGACTGTCGACGCAAGCCGTGCGCAACTACGAAAGCGACGGGTTCCTCCCCGCGGCCGAGCGCACGGCCTCCGGTTACCGGATCTACACCGAACGGCACGCGGCCGCGCTACGCGCCTACCTCGCCCTGATCGCCGCTTTCGGATACGCGACAGCGGGCGAGATCATGCGGGCGCTGCATCGCGGCGACCTCGACACCGCGCTCCACACCGTCGACCGCGGCCACGTCCAGCTGGTCCGGGACCGGGAGACGCTCGACCAGGTCCGCAGCGCGACAGACCATCTCGCGACCGAGTCACCGGATCCGGAGAAGGTCACCGGCACCAGAAGCATCGGCGAACTGGCCCGCCTGCTCCGGCTGTCACCGGCTACCCTGCGCGCCTGGGAACGAGCCGGCGTTCTCGGCCCCACCCGCGACCCCCATACCGGCTACCGCGTCTACCGCCCCGCCGACATCCGCGATGCTCGCCTCGCCCACCTGCTCCGGCGCGGTGGCTATCCGCCCGCCCACATCGCCGCCGTCGTCGACCACCTCCGCACCGCGGGCAGCGCCGACACCCTGACCGATTCCTTGGTCCGCTGGCAGGCGAAACTCACTGCCCACAGCCTCGCCATGCTCGACGCCGCGGCCCTGCTCGGCGTCTACATCCGCATGCTAAACCTTCCCGCCACGCAGCACGTCACACCAGGCCCCGCCTCCACGAGTTGA
- a CDS encoding erythromycin esterase family protein — protein MSRDIREFLTPSCTVLAVGEPTHLEPSITWLRNELFAGLAEHGFASIALETDRVAARVVDDYVRRGVGDLDTVMRKGFSHGFGAFPANRQLVTWMRDHNATLPPQRRLAFHGFDAPLETMSAPSPRRYLEFARDYLDYGVDLAGLLGEDEQWSRTEAVLDPAASPGLTAEARQLRTIADDMSLEFSIRTPALIAATSRDEWHTARMHLMAAVHLLRYHAKCAQRIDERDRLTRMCATRDACMAENLADIRSVESARGATLVFAHNLHLQRNPGSMRMGEVTVEWFSAGAIFDAAHPDEYRFVAGSLGRSATIELGEPAPGTIESVLQARTSGWGLSAPDTLPAGRVRTDTDPMQGYFPLDRDTLDGADAVLHVVDGVAVTESVRAG, from the coding sequence ATGAGTAGAGATATTCGTGAGTTCCTGACGCCTTCCTGCACCGTGCTCGCGGTGGGCGAGCCCACCCACCTCGAGCCCTCGATCACCTGGCTCCGCAACGAACTGTTCGCCGGACTGGCCGAGCACGGGTTCGCCTCCATCGCCCTGGAAACCGATCGGGTGGCCGCGCGCGTGGTCGACGACTACGTCCGTCGCGGCGTGGGCGATCTCGACACGGTCATGCGTAAGGGCTTCTCCCACGGCTTCGGAGCCTTTCCCGCCAACCGGCAACTGGTGACCTGGATGCGCGACCACAACGCGACGCTGCCCCCGCAGCGCCGCCTCGCTTTCCACGGCTTCGACGCACCGCTCGAGACCATGAGCGCACCCAGCCCGCGCCGCTACCTCGAATTCGCCCGCGACTACCTGGACTACGGTGTCGACCTCGCCGGCCTGCTCGGCGAGGACGAACAGTGGAGCCGCACCGAAGCGGTGCTCGACCCGGCAGCATCCCCCGGCCTGACGGCCGAAGCCCGGCAGCTCCGCACCATCGCCGACGACATGTCCCTCGAGTTCTCGATCCGCACACCGGCTCTGATCGCGGCGACTTCTCGCGACGAATGGCACACGGCACGCATGCATCTCATGGCAGCTGTCCACCTGCTGCGCTATCACGCGAAATGCGCCCAACGCATCGACGAACGTGACCGGCTGACCAGGATGTGCGCCACCAGGGACGCGTGCATGGCCGAGAACCTGGCCGACATCCGGTCCGTCGAGTCCGCGCGCGGGGCCACCCTGGTCTTCGCCCACAACCTGCACCTGCAACGCAATCCGGGGTCGATGCGCATGGGCGAGGTCACGGTGGAATGGTTCAGCGCGGGCGCGATCTTCGACGCCGCGCACCCGGACGAATACCGTTTCGTCGCAGGCAGTCTCGGCCGCAGTGCGACGATCGAACTCGGCGAGCCCGCCCCCGGCACGATCGAGAGCGTGTTGCAGGCCCGGACGTCCGGGTGGGGTCTGTCCGCGCCCGATACCCTTCCGGCGGGCCGGGTTCGCACCGACACCGACCCGATGCAGGGCTATTTCCCGCTCGATCGGGACACTCTCGACGGAGCCGACGCGGTGCTGCACGTCGTCGACGGGGTGGCGGTCACCGAATCGGTTCGGGCAGGTTGA